One part of the Tenacibaculum sp. 190130A14a genome encodes these proteins:
- a CDS encoding lysoplasmalogenase, giving the protein MTKQTRITIVSLLFLGVAITDVYAVITQNKTLEMIFKPLLMTTLAVVYLVSVKKPSFWVLSALFFSFWGDVFLLDKEKFFVFGLALFLLAHVIYIKITTDLLQKELTSKMITSAIPFVVLFIGLLSLIYANLGDMLVPVIVYGVTISTFGTAALLHYRQDKTTASTWLLLGAVLFIASDSLIALNNFYTPKRLFDVSIIALYIVSQFLIVKALIAKRS; this is encoded by the coding sequence ATGACCAAACAAACTAGAATAACCATTGTAAGCCTGCTGTTTTTAGGTGTTGCAATTACTGATGTATATGCAGTAATTACGCAAAACAAAACATTAGAAATGATATTTAAACCTTTACTAATGACAACACTGGCAGTGGTGTATTTGGTTTCGGTTAAAAAACCAAGCTTTTGGGTATTATCAGCATTGTTCTTTTCGTTTTGGGGAGATGTGTTTTTATTAGATAAAGAGAAGTTTTTTGTATTTGGTTTAGCATTATTTTTGTTAGCTCATGTTATTTATATAAAAATCACTACCGATCTGTTGCAGAAAGAGTTAACGTCGAAAATGATAACATCAGCAATTCCCTTTGTAGTGTTGTTTATTGGTTTGTTAAGTTTGATTTATGCGAATCTTGGGGATATGTTAGTGCCTGTAATTGTGTACGGAGTAACTATTTCAACTTTTGGTACAGCAGCATTGTTGCATTATCGACAAGATAAAACAACTGCAAGTACCTGGTTGTTGTTAGGGGCCGTGTTGTTTATAGCTTCTGATAGTTTAATTGCATTGAATAACTTTTATACACCTAAAAGACTTTTTGATGTTTCAATTATAGCTTTATATATTGTATCTCAATTTCTTATAGTAAAAGCACTAATAGCAAAAAGGAGTTAA
- a CDS encoding ferritin translates to MLSKKIEDALNKQIKLEAESSQVYLSMACWAETQGFEGVAQFMYAHSDEERMHMLKLVKFVNERGGHAKISELAAPPTEFGSFKDMFQELFDHEVMVSQSINDLVHITLEERDYATHNFLQWYVSEQIEEEALARNILDKINLIGDDKGGLYLFDNDVKQLVGADAGGEAPQ, encoded by the coding sequence ATGTTATCAAAGAAAATAGAAGACGCATTAAATAAACAAATTAAATTAGAAGCCGAGTCATCTCAAGTATATTTATCAATGGCTTGTTGGGCAGAAACTCAAGGTTTTGAAGGAGTAGCTCAATTTATGTATGCACACTCAGATGAAGAACGTATGCATATGTTGAAATTGGTAAAGTTTGTAAATGAAAGAGGAGGACACGCTAAGATCTCTGAATTAGCAGCACCTCCAACTGAGTTTGGATCGTTTAAAGATATGTTTCAAGAATTGTTTGATCATGAAGTAATGGTGTCTCAATCAATTAACGATTTAGTTCATATAACATTAGAAGAAAGAGATTATGCTACGCATAACTTTTTACAATGGTATGTTTCTGAGCAGATAGAAGAGGAAGCGTTAGCACGAAACATCCTAGATAAGATCAATTTGATTGGAGATGATAAGGGAGGTTTATATTTGTTTGATAATGATGTAAAGCAACTGGTAGGAGCAGATGCTGGAGGAGAAGCACCTCAATAA
- a CDS encoding DoxX family membrane protein, translated as MNKYLPIILKLVAAVIMLQTLFFKFTGAQESIDLFTKLAGENEASMRIGTGVLELIASILLFIPNKTWLGAILTVGLMGGAIMGHLTKIGIEHNGDGGGLFICAIITLVAGAILLILNRKHIPFIGSKL; from the coding sequence ATGAATAAATATTTGCCTATTATTTTAAAACTTGTGGCAGCTGTAATAATGTTACAAACATTATTTTTTAAGTTCACAGGCGCTCAAGAAAGTATCGATTTATTTACAAAACTAGCTGGAGAAAATGAAGCGTCCATGAGAATTGGAACTGGAGTTTTAGAATTGATAGCATCGATTTTACTATTTATTCCGAATAAAACTTGGTTAGGCGCAATACTAACTGTAGGATTAATGGGAGGTGCAATAATGGGACATTTAACCAAGATTGGTATTGAACATAATGGAGATGGAGGTGGATTATTTATTTGCGCTATTATAACTTTAGTTGCTGGGGCAATCTTACTCATACTAAATAGAAAGCACATTCCTTTTATAGGAAGTAAATTATAA
- a CDS encoding glyceraldehyde-3-phosphate dehydrogenase has protein sequence MSTITNYEKEVVNQAQVRRATVEFINIVNDLWYDKSIELVLFRNPLVDKRASEVLNLINYAKEFVAKPITIEDALAIAKAIQSIDLPASKLDIGKLAYEYHLAEDSAIDTVDFVKDQLADATGAADIQPKDVVLYGFGRIGRLLARELSSKMGKGSQLRLRAVVTRGEINEAVLEKRASLLSIDSVHGDFLGTVQVDVENNALIINGTTVYMISAAKPEDIDYTEYGINDALIIDNTGAFRDKEALSRHLVPNGASKVLLTAPGKGIPNIVHGVNHLENNPDTIDIFSAASCTTNAITPVLKVLEDNFGIKKGHLETIHAYTNDQNLVDNMHKKYRRGRAAALNMVITETGAGKAVSKALPALEGKLTSSAIRVPVPNGSLAILNLQLNSTATVESVNAIMKQNALEGNLVEQIQYSLSNELVSSDIVGTTAPSIFDSKATIADGDTIVIYVWYDNEYGYSHQVMRLAKHIAKVRRYTYY, from the coding sequence ATGTCAACAATAACAAATTACGAAAAAGAAGTAGTAAATCAAGCACAAGTAAGAAGAGCTACAGTTGAGTTTATCAATATCGTGAATGATTTATGGTATGATAAATCTATTGAATTAGTATTATTTAGAAACCCATTAGTAGATAAAAGAGCTAGTGAGGTTTTAAATTTAATCAACTATGCAAAAGAGTTTGTTGCAAAGCCAATTACCATTGAAGACGCTTTAGCTATTGCCAAAGCAATTCAATCAATAGACTTACCTGCTTCAAAATTAGATATAGGGAAATTAGCTTACGAATATCATTTAGCAGAAGATAGCGCTATTGATACAGTTGATTTCGTAAAGGATCAATTAGCGGATGCTACTGGAGCAGCTGATATTCAACCAAAAGATGTTGTATTATACGGTTTTGGTCGTATTGGACGTTTATTGGCTCGTGAATTAAGCAGTAAAATGGGTAAAGGTTCTCAATTACGTTTAAGAGCAGTAGTTACTCGTGGAGAAATTAATGAGGCAGTTTTAGAAAAAAGAGCTTCTTTATTAAGTATTGATTCTGTTCACGGAGATTTTTTAGGAACGGTTCAAGTAGATGTTGAAAACAATGCATTAATCATTAACGGGACTACAGTATATATGATTTCTGCTGCAAAGCCAGAAGATATCGATTATACTGAATATGGAATTAACGATGCTTTAATTATTGATAATACTGGAGCATTTAGAGATAAAGAAGCTTTAAGTCGTCACTTAGTTCCAAATGGAGCAAGCAAGGTATTATTAACTGCCCCTGGAAAAGGAATTCCTAATATCGTTCATGGAGTAAATCACTTAGAAAATAACCCAGATACTATTGATATTTTCTCGGCAGCTTCTTGTACTACCAATGCAATTACACCGGTATTAAAAGTATTAGAAGATAACTTCGGAATTAAAAAAGGACACTTAGAAACGATCCATGCCTATACCAATGATCAAAACTTGGTAGATAATATGCATAAAAAATATCGTAGAGGTAGAGCAGCAGCTTTAAACATGGTAATTACTGAAACAGGAGCAGGAAAAGCGGTATCAAAAGCGTTGCCAGCTTTAGAAGGGAAATTAACTTCTAGTGCTATTCGTGTACCAGTACCAAATGGATCTTTAGCGATATTAAACTTACAGTTAAACTCTACTGCAACTGTTGAGTCTGTAAATGCAATTATGAAACAAAACGCTTTAGAAGGTAACTTAGTAGAGCAAATTCAATACTCTTTAAGTAATGAATTAGTTTCTTCTGATATTGTTGGAACTACGGCGCCTTCTATTTTTGATAGCAAAGCTACAATAGCTGATGGAGATACAATTGTAATTTATGTATGGTATGATAATGAGTATGGATACTCTCATCAAGTAATGCGTTTAGCAAAGCATATTGCTAAAGTACGTCGTTATACTTACTATTAA
- a CDS encoding esterase-like activity of phytase family protein → MKKITFTTLMMVVVFLGCQKKKMTLTFLDELVVKDSLQFGTTVIGGLSGIDRYKDQYYMVVDDARNPRILQADILIDEDQIQAVNFNNIIKLKDTTSSFYNSNALDLESVFIDAGGKLNLVSEGSIRKGKDPLVFTIDINSRAVTEFIVPDYFKASSKEKPKHNGVFEGSSRGFSTDGFWVAMEAPLRADGEEPTFHKTQSPVRITYFNNKTKLAEKQYAYELEKIDKPAKGKINLNGVTAILEYQEGKFLVVERIYQSGYGSHGNVVRIFNAFADKETTNTLALRSLKKEAYIPLKKELLLDFDSIQKELTEGIIDNIEGITFGPTLSNGNQSVILISDDNFQVYGKQLNQFILLEIHNK, encoded by the coding sequence ATGAAAAAAATAACATTTACTACCCTAATGATGGTAGTTGTATTCTTAGGTTGTCAGAAGAAAAAAATGACCCTAACTTTTTTAGATGAACTTGTTGTAAAAGACTCTCTTCAGTTTGGTACTACAGTAATAGGTGGGTTATCAGGAATTGATAGATATAAGGACCAATATTATATGGTAGTCGATGATGCAAGAAATCCACGAATTTTACAGGCGGATATTCTAATTGATGAAGATCAAATTCAAGCAGTAAATTTTAACAATATTATCAAATTAAAAGATACTACAAGCTCATTTTACAATAGTAATGCTTTAGATTTAGAATCAGTTTTTATAGACGCTGGAGGAAAGCTAAATTTAGTTTCTGAAGGATCAATTAGAAAAGGAAAAGACCCACTTGTTTTTACGATTGATATCAATTCAAGAGCTGTTACAGAGTTTATAGTTCCTGATTATTTTAAAGCAAGTTCAAAAGAAAAACCCAAACATAATGGTGTTTTTGAAGGTTCAAGTAGAGGCTTTAGTACTGATGGATTTTGGGTTGCTATGGAAGCGCCGTTACGTGCAGATGGAGAAGAACCAACTTTTCATAAAACACAATCACCAGTTAGAATTACTTATTTTAATAATAAGACCAAATTAGCTGAAAAGCAATATGCCTATGAATTAGAAAAGATTGATAAACCTGCAAAAGGTAAAATAAACCTGAATGGTGTCACTGCTATTTTAGAGTATCAAGAGGGGAAGTTTCTCGTAGTAGAAAGAATTTATCAAAGTGGATATGGAAGTCATGGGAATGTTGTGAGAATTTTCAATGCATTTGCAGATAAAGAAACAACAAACACTCTAGCCTTAAGATCTTTGAAGAAAGAAGCGTATATTCCATTAAAGAAAGAATTATTATTAGATTTTGATTCAATTCAAAAAGAGTTAACAGAAGGAATAATAGATAATATTGAAGGAATAACCTTCGGACCAACGTTGTCTAATGGAAATCAATCGGTCATTTTAATTTCTGATGATAATTTTCAAGTGTATGGAAAGCAATTGAATCAATTTATTCTTTTAGAAATTCACAATAAATAA
- a CDS encoding YafY family protein: MIMEKPRLTRLTQMVTLLQSKRLLTARELAEKFSVSIRTIYRDIRTLEDAGVPVVTEEGKGYFLQEGFQLPPVMFSEEEANALITAEQLILKNKDASFVDNYSNAITKIKAVLKYSQKDKADLLSKRIVFRLNQDNERSSNYLMQLQTAITNFQLVEIAYLSLQNQATKRVVEPFAMYSTNLNWLLIAFCRLRNEFRAFRIDCIKNIQLTGGNFEPHNLTLEEYFKICEEKYNTP, from the coding sequence ATAATAATGGAAAAACCTAGACTTACCAGGTTAACACAAATGGTTACTTTATTGCAGTCGAAAAGATTGCTGACAGCAAGGGAGCTAGCAGAAAAATTCAGTGTAAGTATTAGAACAATTTACAGAGATATAAGAACGCTAGAAGATGCTGGGGTACCTGTAGTAACTGAAGAAGGAAAGGGATATTTTTTACAAGAAGGTTTTCAATTACCTCCTGTAATGTTTTCTGAAGAAGAGGCAAATGCATTGATAACGGCTGAACAATTAATATTAAAAAACAAGGATGCTTCTTTTGTAGATAATTACAGTAATGCAATTACAAAAATTAAAGCTGTTTTAAAATATTCTCAAAAAGATAAAGCAGATTTACTGTCAAAACGAATTGTATTTCGATTGAATCAAGATAATGAAAGATCCAGTAATTATTTGATGCAATTGCAAACGGCAATAACAAACTTTCAATTGGTAGAAATCGCTTATCTATCTCTTCAAAATCAAGCTACCAAAAGAGTGGTAGAACCTTTTGCAATGTACAGTACGAACTTAAATTGGTTGTTAATAGCATTCTGTCGATTACGTAATGAGTTTAGAGCCTTTAGAATAGATTGTATTAAGAATATACAATTAACTGGAGGCAATTTTGAACCTCATAATTTAACTTTGGAAGAGTATTTTAAAATTTGTGAAGAAAAATACAATACCCCCTGA
- a CDS encoding GyrI-like domain-containing protein produces MDTIKKEAFYVAGISVRTTNENGKAMQDIPALWQQFMVENVGEKLLNKLGSESYAVYTDYEKDHTKPYTMILGYRVENLENLPENMVGTKIEASNYEKYIAKGDLTKDAVVNEWMKIWNSDSKRTYTADFEVYGEKAQDPKNGEAEIFIAIE; encoded by the coding sequence ATGGACACAATAAAAAAAGAAGCGTTTTACGTTGCAGGAATCTCTGTTAGAACAACTAATGAGAATGGAAAAGCAATGCAAGATATACCGGCATTATGGCAACAATTTATGGTTGAAAATGTAGGCGAGAAACTTTTGAATAAATTAGGTTCAGAAAGTTATGCAGTATATACTGATTATGAAAAAGATCATACAAAGCCATATACAATGATATTAGGTTATCGAGTGGAAAATTTGGAAAACCTTCCAGAAAACATGGTTGGAACAAAAATAGAGGCTTCAAATTACGAGAAGTACATTGCTAAAGGAGATTTAACAAAAGACGCAGTGGTAAACGAGTGGATGAAAATTTGGAATTCTGATAGTAAAAGAACCTATACAGCAGATTTTGAAGTGTATGGAGAAAAAGCACAAGACCCTAAAAATGGAGAAGCAGAAATTTTTATCGCCATAGAATAA
- the dapA gene encoding 4-hydroxy-tetrahydrodipicolinate synthase yields the protein MQQFYGLGVALVTPFKEDLSVDYDALERLVTYNIENGTNYLVINGTTGESATITKEEKTEIIKVVAAVNKKRLPLVLGVGGNNTQTVVEELQTLDLTEIDAILSVAPYYSKPTQEGFYQHFKAVAEASPKPVILYNVPGRTAKNMEPATTLRLAKDFDNVIGVKEAGNNQQQYYSLLKDKPEDFLIISGDDDLALGIVLAGGAGVISVIGQGLPKEFSQMIQLGLEGKNKEAFNIHFELMDIVDYIFEENNPAGIKAVLKKLNITSDNVRLPLVVASKELQGKIGDFLDNL from the coding sequence ATGCAACAGTTTTATGGACTTGGTGTAGCATTGGTAACTCCATTTAAAGAAGATTTAAGTGTCGATTACGATGCGTTAGAAAGATTAGTAACCTATAACATAGAAAACGGAACTAATTATTTAGTAATTAATGGAACCACCGGTGAAAGTGCAACTATCACAAAAGAAGAGAAAACAGAAATTATAAAAGTTGTTGCAGCCGTAAACAAGAAACGTTTACCACTTGTTTTAGGTGTTGGAGGTAACAATACACAAACTGTAGTTGAAGAGCTACAAACGTTAGATTTAACTGAAATAGATGCAATATTATCTGTAGCACCATATTACAGTAAACCTACACAAGAAGGGTTTTATCAACACTTTAAAGCGGTAGCAGAAGCAAGCCCTAAACCAGTTATTTTATATAATGTTCCAGGGAGAACGGCGAAAAATATGGAACCTGCTACAACTTTACGTTTAGCAAAAGACTTTGATAACGTAATCGGAGTCAAAGAAGCAGGAAACAATCAGCAACAATACTATAGTTTATTAAAAGATAAACCAGAAGATTTTCTAATTATTTCAGGTGATGATGATTTAGCTTTAGGAATTGTCTTAGCTGGAGGAGCGGGAGTTATTTCAGTAATAGGACAGGGTTTACCTAAAGAGTTTTCTCAAATGATTCAACTAGGTTTAGAAGGAAAGAACAAAGAGGCATTTAATATTCATTTTGAATTAATGGATATTGTAGATTATATTTTCGAAGAGAATAATCCCGCAGGAATAAAAGCCGTTTTAAAGAAATTGAACATTACTTCTGATAATGTTCGTTTGCCATTAGTAGTAGCGAGTAAAGAATTACAGGGAAAAATTGGTGACTTTTTAGATAATTTATAA
- a CDS encoding outer membrane protein assembly factor BamD, which produces MQKIKNLAYLLVVTLLLTSCGEYQKVLNKGTVEEQYKMATKMYEAQKYNKAIRLFEKIVPSYRGKPQMERIQYMVAQSNFNVKNYSLAGYYFERFSKNYPKSSKSEEAAFLSALGYYKAAPRFSLDPTDTNKALEKFQAFIDAYPNSDKIDEANKYYAELRYKLEKKAFEIAKTYYRTAETYPRNYRAAIVAFDNLLSDYLGTSFKEEALYYRLKAAHDFVLKSTERRKAERIKEAIKAYDKLKRNFPESKFMEDSNKMLTALQKEQEQLVKS; this is translated from the coding sequence ATGCAAAAAATTAAAAATTTAGCGTATTTATTAGTAGTTACTTTATTGTTAACTTCTTGTGGAGAATATCAAAAAGTATTGAATAAAGGAACAGTAGAAGAGCAATATAAAATGGCTACGAAGATGTACGAAGCTCAAAAGTACAATAAAGCCATTCGTTTGTTTGAAAAAATAGTTCCTTCTTACAGAGGAAAACCACAAATGGAGCGTATTCAATACATGGTGGCACAGTCTAATTTTAATGTGAAAAACTACAGCTTAGCAGGATATTATTTTGAGCGTTTTTCTAAGAACTATCCTAAAAGTTCTAAGAGTGAGGAAGCTGCATTTTTATCAGCATTAGGATATTACAAAGCAGCACCAAGATTTAGTTTAGATCCAACAGATACTAATAAAGCGTTAGAAAAGTTTCAAGCATTTATAGACGCTTATCCAAATTCTGATAAGATAGACGAAGCAAATAAGTATTATGCTGAATTAAGATATAAGTTAGAGAAAAAAGCTTTTGAAATAGCTAAAACTTATTACAGAACAGCAGAAACTTATCCAAGAAATTATAGAGCGGCAATTGTAGCGTTCGATAATTTATTATCTGATTATTTAGGAACTTCTTTTAAGGAAGAAGCCTTGTATTACAGATTAAAGGCTGCGCACGATTTTGTATTGAAGAGTACAGAAAGAAGAAAGGCAGAAAGAATTAAAGAAGCAATTAAAGCTTACGATAAATTAAAAAGAAATTTTCCTGAGTCTAAATTCATGGAAGATTCTAATAAGATGCTAACAGCATTACAAAAGGAACAAGAACAATTAGTTAAAAGTTAA
- the ligA gene encoding NAD-dependent DNA ligase LigA encodes MTIEQKIQQLREELRQHNHNYYVLDNATISDYEFDIMLKELEKLEEDNPQFFDPNSPTQRVGGDVTKNFETIVHKNRMYSLDNSYSKDDLLDWEKRIQKILGTTEIAYTCELKYDGASINLTYENGAFVRAVTRGDGFQGDEVTTNIRTIKSIPLVPNGDFVSDFEMRGEIILPIAGFDKMNEERVANGEDPYRNPRNTASGSLKLQDSAEVAKRPLDCLLYQVVTNERKYASHYESLEAARKVGFKVPETIELKNSIEEVLAFVNEWDEKRHDLPYETDGVVIKVNSFQQQDELGYTSKAPRWAIAYKFKAEQVSTVLNEITYQVGRTGAITPVANLEPVHLAGTIVKRASLHNADQIEKLDIRVGDTVFVEKGGEIIPKIIKVDLTKRNQDSQPTVYAAHCPECNTELIRTAGDAKHYCPNEFGCAPQITGRIQHFISRKAMDIDGLGGETVDLLRKEGLIQNYADLYELKVEQVIPLERMAEKSAQNMINGIEKSKEIPFEKVLYALGIRFVGETVAKKLAKHFKSIDNLMAADFETLVAVDEIGDRIAQSIIDFSNDLGNIQLVDRLKLYGVQLEISAESLEGQTDKLSGKVFVVSGVFHQMSRNELKKAIEDNGGKVSSSISKKTSYVIAGDNMGPSKLEKAQNLEIPIISEQDFIDMIG; translated from the coding sequence ATGACAATCGAACAAAAAATACAGCAATTACGAGAAGAATTACGTCAACACAATCATAATTATTATGTGTTAGACAATGCTACAATATCAGATTATGAGTTTGATATTATGTTGAAAGAATTAGAAAAATTAGAAGAAGATAATCCACAGTTTTTTGATCCTAATTCACCGACTCAGAGAGTAGGAGGAGATGTAACTAAGAACTTTGAAACCATTGTTCATAAAAACAGAATGTACTCTTTAGATAACTCGTATTCTAAAGATGATTTATTAGATTGGGAAAAGAGAATTCAAAAAATACTAGGAACAACAGAAATAGCATATACCTGTGAACTTAAATATGACGGTGCTTCTATAAATTTGACTTATGAAAATGGAGCATTTGTAAGAGCCGTTACTAGAGGAGATGGATTTCAAGGAGATGAGGTAACAACCAATATACGTACTATAAAATCCATTCCATTGGTGCCAAATGGCGATTTTGTTTCTGACTTTGAAATGAGAGGTGAAATAATTTTACCGATTGCTGGCTTTGATAAGATGAACGAAGAAAGAGTAGCGAATGGAGAAGACCCTTATAGAAACCCAAGAAATACTGCAAGTGGTAGTTTAAAGCTACAAGATAGTGCAGAGGTTGCAAAACGACCATTAGATTGTTTGCTATATCAAGTTGTAACGAATGAACGTAAGTATGCTTCACATTATGAAAGTTTAGAAGCGGCCCGTAAAGTTGGATTTAAAGTTCCGGAAACTATTGAGTTGAAAAACTCAATAGAAGAAGTGTTAGCTTTTGTAAATGAATGGGATGAAAAACGCCATGATTTACCCTATGAAACAGATGGTGTAGTAATTAAGGTGAACTCTTTTCAACAACAGGATGAACTTGGGTATACCTCAAAAGCACCACGTTGGGCAATTGCCTATAAATTTAAAGCAGAGCAAGTTTCAACAGTGTTAAATGAAATTACCTATCAAGTAGGAAGAACAGGAGCAATTACACCTGTAGCTAATTTAGAGCCAGTTCATTTGGCAGGAACAATTGTAAAGAGAGCTTCCTTGCATAATGCCGATCAGATTGAAAAATTAGATATTCGAGTTGGAGATACTGTGTTTGTAGAAAAAGGAGGAGAAATTATTCCGAAAATAATTAAAGTAGATCTTACCAAAAGAAATCAAGATTCACAGCCTACAGTATATGCTGCGCATTGTCCTGAATGTAATACAGAATTAATAAGAACAGCAGGAGATGCTAAACATTATTGTCCGAATGAATTTGGATGTGCTCCTCAAATAACGGGAAGGATTCAACATTTCATTAGTAGAAAAGCAATGGATATAGATGGGTTAGGAGGAGAGACTGTTGATTTATTAAGAAAAGAAGGTTTGATTCAAAACTATGCGGATTTGTATGAGTTGAAAGTTGAACAAGTAATTCCGTTAGAGAGAATGGCGGAAAAATCAGCACAAAATATGATCAATGGAATAGAAAAATCTAAAGAAATTCCATTTGAAAAAGTATTGTATGCATTAGGGATTCGATTTGTTGGAGAAACTGTAGCTAAGAAATTGGCGAAACATTTTAAGTCGATTGATAATTTAATGGCTGCTGATTTTGAAACCTTAGTGGCGGTTGATGAAATTGGAGATAGAATCGCTCAAAGTATTATTGATTTTTCAAACGATTTAGGGAATATTCAATTGGTAGATAGATTAAAATTGTATGGAGTACAGTTAGAAATTTCTGCTGAGAGTTTAGAAGGGCAAACAGATAAATTGTCTGGAAAAGTATTTGTGGTTTCAGGAGTGTTTCACCAGATGAGTAGAAATGAATTAAAAAAGGCTATTGAAGATAATGGAGGAAAGGTAAGTTCTTCTATTTCTAAAAAGACAAGTTATGTTATAGCTGGAGATAATATGGGGCCAAGTAAACTGGAAAAAGCACAAAACCTTGAAATACCAATCATTTCAGAACAAGATTTTATTGATATGATAGGGTAA
- a CDS encoding DUF6913 domain-containing protein, with product MISKFKQKSIQKAFDKLVRKSISKRQDSNKIKKVAIVLDNESLINIVLANLTNKLPFTKEQITVFTLREYSKKQEESPEFFTENDFGFKASLKSDNLKNFVKNEYDLLINYTKSSNIFTNMVTLLSQAKLKAGFANIDDRLFDIVVSDEAFNEAILNQELKKYLTILNKI from the coding sequence ATGATATCCAAATTTAAACAAAAATCTATTCAAAAGGCGTTTGACAAACTAGTTCGAAAGTCAATAAGTAAACGTCAAGATTCTAATAAAATTAAGAAAGTAGCTATTGTATTAGATAATGAATCACTTATAAACATTGTATTAGCTAACTTAACAAATAAGCTTCCTTTTACAAAGGAACAAATAACTGTTTTTACACTTAGAGAATATTCTAAAAAACAAGAGGAATCTCCAGAATTCTTTACAGAGAATGATTTTGGATTCAAAGCAAGTTTAAAATCAGACAATCTAAAAAACTTCGTTAAAAATGAATATGATTTACTGATTAACTACACTAAATCGTCTAATATTTTTACAAATATGGTAACTTTGTTATCGCAAGCAAAATTAAAGGCTGGGTTTGCAAATATCGATGATAGATTGTTTGATATTGTAGTATCTGATGAAGCTTTTAATGAGGCAATTTTGAATCAAGAATTAAAAAAGTATTTAACCATATTAAATAAAATATAA